The Deltaproteobacteria bacterium genome window below encodes:
- the cobA gene encoding uroporphyrinogen-III C-methyltransferase — protein sequence MTGFVSLVGAGPGDPGLLTLIGRDRLARADVVVIDYLVNPILLAHCRPDCEIHQREAGPRGGGALDQAETNALLVARARAGARVVRLKGGDPCLFGRGGEEAQVLAQAGIPFEFVPGVTSPLAAPQYAGIPITHRDHTPAVTFVSGWEAYEKAGLAVAWEHLARSAGTLVLLMGVKNARENAQRLIDAGRDPATPAAAIRWGTRGLQRTVVATLATIADRMHDAGLRAPAVMVVGDVVGLREQLSWFESRPLFGRRIVLTRALDAAGPLASTLAELGADVALLPCVAVTPPDDLDALDRAVRSIEFKSGVILSSPGGVTAFFDALVRVGLDLRVLAGRAVVAIGAATERACAARGIRCDLVPERASSEGLVAALREREWLDRAWLHVRADAGRDVLADAIAEAGGHYVLAVGYRVVRPSPPAALVRTLADTEHGGDGFDAIVVASGKTGAHLLTTLTQAWGEPRARNAIAAGKLVAIGPVTAAALTELGLRVDAVAEQPSDDGVVAALRSLW from the coding sequence ATGACCGGGTTCGTTTCACTGGTCGGGGCCGGCCCCGGTGACCCCGGCCTGCTGACGTTGATCGGCCGCGATCGACTCGCGCGCGCCGACGTGGTCGTGATCGACTACCTCGTCAACCCGATCCTGCTCGCACACTGCCGACCCGACTGCGAGATCCACCAGCGCGAGGCCGGGCCGCGCGGCGGTGGTGCGCTCGATCAAGCCGAGACCAACGCACTGCTGGTGGCGCGGGCCCGCGCGGGCGCCCGCGTGGTGCGGCTCAAGGGCGGAGACCCGTGCCTGTTCGGGCGCGGCGGCGAAGAGGCACAGGTACTCGCGCAGGCCGGCATTCCCTTCGAGTTCGTGCCGGGCGTCACCTCGCCGCTGGCGGCTCCGCAGTACGCCGGCATCCCCATCACGCACCGCGATCACACCCCGGCGGTGACCTTCGTGTCGGGCTGGGAGGCCTACGAGAAGGCCGGGCTCGCGGTCGCGTGGGAGCACCTGGCGCGCTCCGCCGGCACCCTCGTGCTGCTGATGGGCGTGAAGAACGCCCGCGAGAACGCGCAGCGGCTCATCGACGCCGGGCGTGATCCGGCCACGCCGGCCGCGGCGATCCGTTGGGGCACGCGCGGACTCCAGCGCACCGTCGTCGCGACGCTCGCCACGATTGCCGACCGCATGCACGACGCCGGTCTGCGGGCGCCCGCGGTGATGGTGGTCGGGGACGTGGTCGGCCTGCGCGAGCAGCTGTCGTGGTTCGAGTCGCGGCCGCTGTTCGGCCGGCGGATCGTGCTGACGCGCGCCCTCGATGCCGCCGGCCCGCTGGCGTCGACGCTCGCCGAGCTCGGGGCCGACGTCGCACTGCTGCCGTGCGTCGCCGTCACGCCGCCCGATGATCTCGACGCGCTCGACCGGGCGGTCCGCAGCATCGAGTTCAAGAGCGGCGTCATCCTCTCGAGTCCGGGCGGCGTCACGGCGTTCTTCGACGCGCTCGTGCGGGTCGGGCTCGACCTGCGGGTGTTGGCGGGGCGCGCGGTGGTGGCGATCGGAGCCGCGACCGAGCGCGCCTGCGCGGCCCGAGGCATCCGCTGCGATCTCGTGCCCGAGCGCGCGAGCTCGGAGGGCCTGGTGGCGGCGCTGCGCGAGCGCGAGTGGCTCGACCGCGCGTGGCTGCACGTGCGCGCGGACGCCGGCCGTGACGTGCTCGCCGACGCGATCGCGGAGGCCGGCGGACACTACGTGCTCGCGGTCGGGTACCGCGTGGTGCGACCGTCGCCGCCGGCCGCGTTGGTGCGAACGCTCGCCGACACCGAGCACGGTGGCGACGGCTTCGACGCGATCGTCGTCGCCAGCGGCAAGACCGGCGCGCACCTGCTGACGACGTTGACGCAGGCGTGGGGCGAGCCGCGGGCCCGCAACGCGATCGCGGCGGGCAAGCTGGTCGCGATCGGCCCGGTGACGGCGGCGGCGCTGACCGAGCTGGGGCTGCGGGTCGATGCGGTGGCCGAGCAGCCCAGCGACGATGGCGTCGTCGCGGCGCTGCGATCACTGTGGTGA
- a CDS encoding tetratricopeptide repeat protein yields MSKPLPCLLFAALTLGCSQSQPAPATGGPNVPATAAVSTPPVAEATPAAKPASPRVATRKPGATIAYADELADWDRKIAASIKRAEAQPTSLIAAEAVAGSYLTRARLSGSYDDYASAQLWVDKGFQCDPSGRNGPFGTRASLNFTLHRLDRVDGDFADAQRGKHDNITESGHKLFAANLALQRGDLKAAGPLFDASIALHPSVGNLSAKAYYVLGMGRPDEAEALYRQALDMYHGATREPAAWLHLQLGLLDLGRGRWDDALAHYRDAEAKLSGYWLIDEHIAEILTLQGKTDEAMALYLDIIARTDNPEFMDAVAGILLAQDKADEAKVYIERADARFRVLSARYPEAAYGHALDHYLEFGDDLAHVVELAEKNHALRPNPDAKQRLAQAYRKAGRIDDAKRVIMQALASGWTTADLHAEAAEVLRAAGDTKAADAELAKARAIDPHAGA; encoded by the coding sequence ATGTCCAAGCCCCTGCCCTGCCTCTTGTTCGCCGCGCTCACGCTCGGTTGCTCACAATCCCAGCCCGCGCCCGCAACCGGTGGCCCCAACGTGCCCGCGACGGCGGCGGTTTCGACGCCCCCGGTCGCCGAGGCCACGCCGGCCGCGAAGCCGGCCTCACCGCGGGTGGCGACGCGCAAGCCCGGCGCCACGATCGCCTACGCCGACGAACTCGCCGACTGGGACCGCAAGATCGCCGCGTCGATCAAGCGCGCCGAGGCGCAGCCCACCAGCCTGATCGCCGCCGAGGCGGTGGCGGGTTCCTACCTGACGCGCGCGCGGCTGTCGGGCAGCTACGACGACTACGCGAGCGCACAGCTGTGGGTCGACAAGGGCTTCCAGTGCGATCCGAGCGGACGCAACGGGCCGTTCGGCACGCGAGCCTCGCTCAATTTCACGCTCCACCGCCTCGATCGTGTCGATGGGGATTTCGCCGACGCACAGCGCGGCAAGCACGACAACATCACCGAGTCGGGCCACAAGCTGTTCGCGGCCAACCTCGCGCTGCAGCGCGGCGACCTGAAGGCCGCCGGGCCGTTGTTCGACGCGTCGATCGCCCTGCACCCAAGCGTGGGCAACCTGTCGGCGAAGGCCTACTACGTGCTCGGCATGGGTCGGCCCGACGAGGCCGAGGCGCTCTACCGGCAGGCGCTCGACATGTACCACGGTGCCACCCGTGAACCCGCCGCGTGGCTGCACCTGCAGCTGGGGCTGCTCGACCTCGGCCGCGGTCGCTGGGACGACGCGCTCGCGCACTACCGCGACGCCGAGGCCAAGCTCAGCGGCTACTGGCTCATCGACGAGCACATCGCCGAGATCCTCACCCTGCAGGGCAAGACCGACGAGGCGATGGCGCTCTACCTCGACATCATCGCGCGCACCGACAACCCCGAGTTCATGGACGCGGTCGCCGGCATCCTGCTGGCGCAGGACAAGGCCGACGAGGCCAAGGTGTACATCGAGCGTGCCGACGCCCGCTTTCGGGTGCTCTCGGCCCGCTACCCCGAGGCCGCGTACGGCCACGCGCTCGATCACTACCTCGAGTTCGGCGATGACCTCGCCCACGTGGTCGAGCTGGCCGAGAAGAATCACGCGCTGCGCCCCAACCCGGACGCCAAGCAGCGGCTCGCGCAGGCCTACCGCAAGGCCGGTCGCATCGACGACGCCAAGCGGGTGATCATGCAGGCGCTCGCGAGCGGCTGGACCACGGCCGACCTCCACGCCGAGGCCGCCGAGGTACTGCGCGCCGCAGGCGACACCAAGGCAGCGGACGCCGAGCTGGCGAAAGCCCGCGCGATCGATCCCCACGCCGGCGCGTGA
- a CDS encoding DUF4331 family protein, with translation MQRRTKLATKLGTALLVASTLPLGGRVDAADHRDAPGTQAEPVADINDVYAWYKADTDTIVVIITFNPLLAPDAGEEQTYNVDELPNVLYTIHIDNDSAPVANPTGWDSQDGTTFGSDIAINVRFGTNSLNEWGVQFENVPGSSGTIVGPVEMALHDRDVTVQAGIFDDPFFFDLTGFIATIANLDDPEQDPIDLAFRSLTGVTENDDLAGLNTMAIVVEMPAAEALADNPDGFLQIWATTGRAPK, from the coding sequence ATGCAAAGAAGAACGAAGCTTGCGACCAAGCTGGGCACTGCCCTGCTGGTCGCCTCCACGCTGCCGCTGGGCGGCCGGGTCGACGCCGCGGATCACCGCGACGCGCCCGGCACGCAGGCGGAGCCAGTCGCGGACATCAACGACGTCTACGCCTGGTACAAGGCCGATACCGACACCATCGTCGTCATCATTACCTTCAACCCGCTCCTGGCGCCCGATGCCGGAGAGGAGCAGACGTACAACGTCGACGAGCTGCCCAACGTCCTCTACACCATCCACATCGACAACGACTCCGCGCCGGTCGCCAACCCCACCGGCTGGGACTCGCAGGATGGCACCACGTTCGGCTCGGACATCGCCATCAACGTCCGCTTCGGCACCAACTCGCTGAACGAGTGGGGCGTGCAGTTCGAGAACGTGCCCGGCTCGAGCGGCACCATCGTGGGACCGGTCGAGATGGCGCTGCACGACCGTGACGTCACCGTGCAGGCGGGCATCTTCGACGACCCGTTCTTCTTCGACCTGACCGGCTTCATCGCGACGATCGCCAACCTCGACGATCCCGAGCAGGACCCCATCGATCTCGCGTTCCGTAGCCTCACGGGCGTGACCGAGAACGACGACCTCGCGGGCCTGAACACCATGGCCATCGTGGTCGAGATGCCGGCCGCCGAGGCGCTCGCGGACAACCCAGACGGCTTCCTGCAGATCTGGGCGACCACCGGGAGGGCACCCAAGTGA
- a CDS encoding DUF4331 family protein has translation MKTTNFTHLIIAAALVVGCVPGDDTSANDSSTGADTTASTTASTTNTTTNTTTADSTGMSASMTASDTTTADSTDSMGSSTSTTEDPATFHFNETPPDMYTRVDRMGFPAVNTGLHIHGDKDMYNAMSPIDDVDPMGYFEVSVAETAASLILLHFGPDNMPSGTDGLDDELQPLFPDPPGPGLATCSPPSIAIAGSCADQGGGLAAYPDVLKLSTELPPGFHIDPDTCGPVANGRMPANPAIDIILSVLTLNLAAPPLPEASGVGFQCDAECDPDTEDCPHALATAFLNLPAALNGGDADFSLNPIANDADFPAEFPYLAPAHTP, from the coding sequence GTGAAGACCACCAACTTCACCCACCTCATCATCGCGGCCGCCCTGGTCGTCGGCTGCGTGCCCGGTGACGACACCAGCGCGAACGACAGCAGCACTGGCGCTGACACCACCGCGTCGACGACCGCCTCGACGACCAACACCACGACCAACACCACGACCGCCGACAGCACCGGGATGTCGGCGTCGATGACGGCGTCCGACACCACGACGGCGGACTCGACCGACTCGATGGGGAGCTCGACCTCCACCACCGAGGATCCGGCGACGTTCCACTTCAACGAGACGCCGCCCGACATGTACACCCGCGTCGACCGCATGGGCTTCCCCGCGGTCAACACCGGCCTGCACATCCACGGTGACAAGGACATGTACAACGCGATGAGCCCGATCGACGACGTCGATCCCATGGGCTACTTCGAGGTCAGCGTCGCGGAGACCGCTGCGTCGCTGATCTTGCTGCACTTCGGGCCCGACAACATGCCCAGCGGCACCGACGGCCTCGACGACGAGCTCCAGCCGCTGTTCCCCGACCCGCCGGGTCCGGGCCTCGCGACCTGCTCGCCGCCGTCGATCGCCATCGCGGGCTCGTGCGCCGATCAGGGCGGCGGCCTCGCGGCGTACCCCGACGTGCTCAAGCTCTCCACCGAGCTGCCGCCGGGCTTCCACATCGATCCGGACACCTGCGGTCCGGTCGCGAACGGGCGCATGCCGGCCAACCCGGCCATCGACATCATCCTGTCGGTGCTGACGCTCAACCTCGCCGCACCGCCGCTGCCCGAGGCCTCGGGCGTCGGCTTCCAGTGCGACGCCGAGTGCGACCCCGACACCGAGGACTGCCCGCACGCGCTGGCGACCGCGTTCCTCAACCTGCCGGCCGCGCTCAACGGTGGCGACGCGGACTTCTCGCTGAACCCGATCGCCAACGACGCGGACTTCCCGGCGGAGTTCCCGTACCTCGCGCCCGCGCACACGCCGTAG